Proteins from one Acidobacteriota bacterium genomic window:
- a CDS encoding R3H domain-containing nucleic acid-binding protein encodes MEKKEFRGRSLEDALNEASRYFREDKSRIEFQVIAEKTKFMEFKKREIVILAGIKYSKDEEEVSKFLSELLRQTLLDLDFKIKSREEIIEIILFGNDKNFLLEHKGELLNSLQYLLNKSFSNYQKRIVLDCQGFRKKRENKLIEIAKQTAENVIKSKKDESIGPLNPWERKIVHTTINNIHGVISSSTGKGFLKKVVISPVQYEK; translated from the coding sequence ATGGAGAAAAAAGAATTCAGAGGAAGAAGTCTTGAAGATGCATTGAACGAAGCTTCAAGATATTTCAGAGAGGATAAATCAAGAATAGAATTTCAAGTTATAGCAGAAAAAACCAAATTTATGGAGTTTAAAAAAAGAGAGATAGTTATATTAGCTGGAATAAAATATTCAAAAGATGAAGAAGAAGTATCAAAATTTCTATCTGAACTCTTGAGGCAGACTCTATTGGATCTTGATTTTAAAATTAAATCAAGAGAAGAAATAATAGAGATTATTCTATTCGGGAATGATAAAAATTTCTTATTAGAACACAAAGGAGAATTACTAAATTCTCTTCAATACTTGTTGAATAAATCATTTTCTAACTATCAAAAGAGAATAGTACTCGATTGTCAGGGTTTTAGAAAAAAAAGGGAAAATAAGTTGATTGAGATTGCTAAACAAACTGCTGAAAATGTAATAAAATCCAAAAAGGACGAGTCAATCGGCCCTTTAAACCCATGGGAAAGAAAGATTGTACATACTACAATCAATAATATCCATGGAGTTATTAGTTCAAGTACTGGCAAGGGATTCCTTAAAAAGGTTGTAATAAGCCCTGTTCAATATGAAAAATAA
- the yidC gene encoding membrane protein insertase YidC codes for MEKRLLLAIVISFLIIFLYQRFFLKPPEPEKLKESKLIEKIKEKKQPEIQKIKTEKETGEFIEKNVVEEKNIKEIKVETSLFSATFLNKGGVLKSLKMKKYKDEKGSNLELISQKNNDNLLPLSLKTGSSEIDKILNTSLYSPSEENITLKNGQRKDLIFYFSDGKSISGKKKYSFTGGIYTMDIENEIYINNEKKNYSIILTPRIGNPPEEDLKSHREYIVFLNLNNLKRIDTKKLKDGKLYDGYLTWAAYDSTYFTEIAIVNEQSSISIITPNSNKSNEKYLKIFKPNSIYFGPKDYDLLRSMGNQMEKVIDFGFFGIIAKILLKALKSIHSFIPNYGFSIILLTLILKVILFPLTWSSSISMAKMQKIQPKMKAIREKYRKYKTDPEQRKKMNEEIMKLYKSEGINPAGGCLPLILQIPILWGFFNLLSKSIEMRHQPFIFWIKDLSKKDPYFVTPILMGATQFILQKMTPTGGDPAQRKLMMFMPVFMTIFFLNFQSGLVLYWLTQNILQIGQQYLINKFIYKKEHGEKRIQRKKS; via the coding sequence ATGGAAAAGAGGCTACTTCTTGCTATAGTAATATCTTTTTTAATCATTTTTCTTTACCAGCGTTTTTTTCTGAAGCCCCCTGAGCCTGAGAAGCTAAAAGAGAGCAAATTAATTGAAAAAATTAAAGAGAAAAAACAACCTGAAATTCAAAAAATTAAAACAGAAAAAGAAACTGGTGAATTCATCGAAAAAAATGTAGTAGAAGAAAAAAATATAAAGGAGATAAAGGTAGAAACATCTCTTTTTTCTGCCACATTCTTAAATAAAGGTGGAGTATTAAAAAGCCTTAAAATGAAAAAATACAAGGATGAAAAAGGTTCAAATCTTGAATTAATCTCCCAGAAAAATAATGATAACCTACTTCCTTTGTCTTTAAAAACTGGAAGTTCTGAAATAGATAAGATTTTAAACACTTCCCTTTACAGTCCCTCAGAAGAAAATATCACTTTAAAGAATGGCCAGAGAAAAGATTTGATCTTTTATTTCTCGGATGGGAAGAGTATATCTGGTAAAAAGAAATACAGCTTTACCGGCGGAATTTACACTATGGACATAGAAAATGAAATATATATAAATAATGAGAAAAAGAATTATTCAATCATTCTTACTCCAAGAATAGGAAATCCCCCAGAGGAAGACCTAAAGTCTCACAGGGAATACATAGTTTTCCTCAATTTGAACAACTTAAAGAGAATTGATACAAAGAAACTCAAAGATGGAAAACTATATGATGGCTATCTTACATGGGCTGCATATGATTCAACTTATTTTACTGAAATCGCAATTGTAAACGAGCAATCTTCAATCTCCATAATAACACCAAACTCAAATAAATCTAATGAAAAATATCTTAAGATATTTAAACCAAATTCAATTTATTTTGGACCCAAAGATTATGACCTCCTTCGCTCGATGGGAAATCAGATGGAAAAAGTAATAGATTTTGGCTTTTTTGGAATAATCGCAAAAATTCTATTAAAGGCTCTAAAGTCTATCCACTCTTTCATACCTAATTATGGTTTTTCCATAATTCTGTTAACTCTTATACTTAAAGTAATTCTGTTCCCATTGACATGGTCTTCGAGTATATCAATGGCAAAGATGCAAAAGATTCAGCCTAAAATGAAAGCGATAAGAGAAAAATATAGAAAATATAAAACAGATCCAGAACAACGAAAAAAGATGAATGAGGAAATAATGAAACTCTACAAATCAGAAGGAATAAACCCTGCAGGCGGCTGTCTTCCCCTTATTCTTCAAATTCCAATTCTATGGGGATTTTTTAATCTCCTTTCAAAATCAATTGAAATGAGACATCAACCCTTTATATTCTGGATCAAAGATTTGTCAAAAAAAGACCCTTATTTCGTAACCCCAATACTTATGGGAGCGACTCAATTCATCCTTCAGAAAATGACGCCAACTGGAGGAGACCCTGCTCAAAGAAAATTGATGATGTTCATGCCTGTATTTATGACAATTTTCTTCCTAAATTTTCAAAGTGGGCTTGTTCTCTACTGGCTTACCCAAAATATTCTTCAAATAGGACAGCAATATTTGATTAATAAATTTATTTATAAAAAGGAACATGGAGAAAAAAGAATTCAGAGGAAGAAGTCTTGA